One genomic segment of Bacteroidales bacterium includes these proteins:
- a CDS encoding ATP-grasp domain-containing protein, which translates to MIILDKPYVSDYLKETVTKFDFPVLDNEYSQELNLDSKTLLFSTEEAVQYYKNTPNARIYTNSENAIQWIAQHLKESDLHEKINWFKNKLAFRKLTEKLFPEMFYKSVKPKDLDSIIIEDLPKPFIIKPAIGFFSLAVYPVQSNEEWPKIKEKLKREIQEAALLFPSEVLDSTELIIEGYIQGVEFAFDAYYNEKGEAVILNIMKHEFASVNDVSDRVYATSKSVMETYLSPFTNFLNDLGNLINLKNFPLHVEVRVDDKGKLIPIEVNPLRFGGFCTTADLASYAWGFNPYAAFFQNLKPDWKDILRGKSEKLFGLIILDNSTGKKSEEIKSFDYEKLLAKFEKPLELRKFDYKKYPIFGFLFTETREENFKELAYILQSDLSEFVN; encoded by the coding sequence ATGATAATATTAGACAAACCCTACGTTTCTGATTATCTGAAAGAAACAGTAACTAAATTTGATTTCCCTGTATTAGACAATGAATATAGCCAAGAATTAAATTTGGACTCCAAAACACTATTATTTTCTACTGAAGAAGCCGTACAATATTATAAGAACACCCCAAATGCACGCATTTACACCAATTCGGAGAATGCTATTCAATGGATAGCACAGCATTTAAAAGAAAGTGATTTACACGAAAAAATCAATTGGTTTAAAAATAAGCTTGCTTTTAGAAAATTGACAGAAAAGCTATTTCCCGAAATGTTTTATAAATCGGTAAAACCCAAAGATTTGGATAGTATTATAATTGAGGATCTACCTAAGCCTTTTATTATAAAACCTGCTATTGGTTTTTTTAGTTTGGCGGTATATCCTGTTCAAAGCAATGAGGAATGGCCAAAAATAAAAGAAAAACTGAAAAGAGAAATACAAGAAGCTGCTCTCCTTTTCCCCTCAGAAGTTTTAGATAGTACAGAACTAATTATTGAAGGTTATATTCAGGGAGTAGAGTTTGCTTTTGATGCCTATTACAATGAAAAAGGCGAAGCGGTAATTCTTAATATTATGAAACATGAGTTTGCATCTGTAAACGACGTAAGCGATCGTGTTTATGCCACTTCAAAATCTGTTATGGAAACATATTTGTCTCCGTTTACAAATTTCTTAAATGACCTCGGGAACTTGATTAATTTAAAAAATTTCCCTTTGCATGTTGAGGTTCGTGTTGATGATAAAGGAAAGCTTATACCAATTGAAGTAAACCCTCTTCGCTTTGGCGGCTTTTGTACTACTGCCGACTTAGCATCTTATGCCTGGGGTTTTAATCCTTATGCTGCCTTCTTTCAAAATTTAAAGCCCGATTGGAAAGATATATTAAGAGGAAAATCCGAAAAATTATTCGGGTTGATAATATTAGATAATTCTACCGGAAAAAAGTCGGAGGAAATCAAATCTTTTGATTATGAAAAACTATTGGCTAAATTTGAAAAGCCATTGGAATTAAGAAAGTTCGATTATAAAAAGTACCCGATATTTGGTTTTTTATTTACTGAAACTCGTGAGGAAAACTTTAAAGAATTAGCATACATTTTACAATCGGATTTAAGCGAGTTTGTAAATTAA